One genomic segment of Bacteroidales bacterium includes these proteins:
- a CDS encoding indolepyruvate oxidoreductase subunit beta: MKADIILSGVGGQGILSIAATIGTAALQSNLYMKQSEVHGMSQRGGDVSSNMRVSDKPVASDLIPMGKADVVISVEPMECLRYISYLKPEGWLITNSKPFNNIANYPDLEEVYKEIRKVKNHIIIDADAIAKELKSVRSSNIVMLGAASPYIDMEYDSFKKALQTIFGAKGQEIVDKNIEALEKGREFTLNQ, translated from the coding sequence ATGAAAGCAGACATAATATTATCAGGCGTAGGCGGACAAGGAATTTTATCCATTGCTGCAACAATAGGAACTGCCGCATTACAAAGCAATTTATACATGAAACAATCGGAAGTTCACGGTATGAGCCAAAGAGGCGGAGATGTTTCTTCAAATATGAGAGTTTCGGATAAACCCGTTGCATCCGATTTAATACCGATGGGAAAAGCAGATGTTGTTATTTCGGTTGAACCGATGGAATGTTTAAGATATATTTCATATTTAAAACCGGAAGGTTGGTTAATTACCAATTCGAAACCTTTTAATAATATTGCAAATTATCCGGATTTGGAAGAAGTTTATAAAGAAATCAGAAAAGTAAAAAATCATATAATAATTGATGCAGATGCTATTGCAAAGGAGTTAAAATCAGTTCGTTCATCAAACATTGTTATGCTTGGTGCAGCATCTCCGTATATTGATATGGAATATGACAGTTTTAAAAAAGCTTTGCAAACTATCTTCGGAGCAAAAGGACAAGAAATTGTTGATAAAAATATTGAAGCTTTGGAAAAAGGCAGAGAGTTTACTTTGAATCAGTAA
- a CDS encoding DUF2281 domain-containing protein: MEHKTTIYQNIITDLSDLSENKLEKVHTFIKFLLYKNKETDKKKEPKTLNGIWKNIGFEKILDINAEIKTLRKETSDNILNRTFE, from the coding sequence ATGGAACACAAAACAACAATATATCAAAATATAATAACTGATTTATCTGATTTATCTGAAAATAAATTGGAAAAAGTTCATACATTTATTAAGTTTTTATTGTATAAAAATAAAGAAACAGATAAAAAGAAAGAGCCAAAAACTCTTAACGGAATATGGAAAAATATTGGTTTTGAAAAGATACTTGATATAAATGCAGAAATTAAAACATTAAGAAAAGAAACAAGTGATAACATATTAAACAGAACTTTTGAATAA
- a CDS encoding PIN domain-containing protein has product MQYLLDTNAIIRHFASFSKIGKKAKKIINEGESNQHQLFISVISLMEIMFLAEKNRIPLNLTESIKLIKQKSCYSIINFNTDILQIAENVDFYELHDRLILATAKYLNCPILSSDKKFKEVFDIETIWK; this is encoded by the coding sequence ATGCAATATCTTCTTGATACTAATGCAATTATCAGACATTTTGCAAGTTTTAGCAAAATCGGAAAAAAAGCTAAAAAAATAATAAATGAAGGAGAAAGTAATCAACATCAATTATTTATATCAGTTATCAGTTTAATGGAAATAATGTTTCTTGCTGAAAAAAACAGAATCCCTTTAAATTTAACTGAATCAATAAAATTAATAAAGCAAAAAAGTTGTTACTCAATCATTAACTTCAATACAGACATTTTACAAATTGCTGAAAATGTTGATTTTTATGAGCTTCACGACAGATTAATTCTTGCAACTGCAAAATATTTGAATTGCCCAATATTATCAAGTGATAAAAAATTTAAAGAAGTTTTTGATATTGAAACAATTTGGAAATAA
- a CDS encoding sensor histidine kinase — protein MFIQIALIISVLLQFGAFLITISLIQKTKFNISWIAISIGFFLMAIRRLIELIDIVNIDHKSTQTLINSWIAVLISLLMFIASIYIRQIFNWQGKINKLRKENEAKVLSAIIKTEEKERQKFAKELHDGLGPILSSIKMAISAVNKSIVGNTNEKIIKKTELAVDNAILSIKEISNNLSPHILERFGLEKAIKTFTDTIITKKNLEIILSSNLAGKRYNYNIEVTLYRIIGELITNTLKYASASKVEISLFHYEKELELFYSDNGIGFDMKNTRSKGMGLSNINSRVKSLDGEMEMHSKHKKGFFLKITIPI, from the coding sequence ATGTTTATTCAAATTGCCCTAATAATATCAGTACTGCTTCAATTCGGAGCTTTTTTAATAACCATAAGTCTGATCCAAAAAACTAAGTTTAATATTTCGTGGATAGCAATTTCTATAGGTTTTTTCCTAATGGCAATTCGAAGATTAATTGAGCTTATTGATATTGTCAACATAGACCATAAAAGCACTCAAACACTTATTAACAGTTGGATTGCAGTTTTAATATCATTATTGATGTTTATTGCTTCAATTTATATCCGACAAATTTTTAATTGGCAAGGTAAAATTAATAAACTGCGTAAAGAAAATGAAGCAAAAGTTTTATCTGCAATAATTAAAACAGAAGAAAAAGAACGGCAAAAATTTGCAAAAGAGCTGCACGATGGGTTGGGTCCGATATTATCTTCAATAAAAATGGCAATTTCCGCTGTAAATAAATCTATTGTGGGTAACACAAATGAAAAAATCATTAAAAAAACTGAACTCGCAGTTGATAATGCAATCTTATCAATTAAAGAAATTTCAAATAATCTCAGCCCTCATATATTGGAACGTTTTGGATTAGAAAAAGCCATAAAAACATTTACAGATACAATTATTACAAAAAAAAATTTGGAGATTATTCTTTCTTCCAATCTTGCCGGAAAACGTTACAATTATAATATTGAAGTTACTCTGTATCGTATTATTGGTGAATTGATTACCAATACTTTAAAATATGCTTCGGCATCAAAAGTTGAAATATCATTATTTCATTATGAAAAAGAATTAGAGCTGTTTTATTCTGATAACGGTATTGGCTTTGATATGAAAAACACCAGAAGCAAAGGTATGGGCTTATCAAATATTAATTCAAGAGTTAAATCTTTAGACGGTGAAATGGAAATGCACAGTAAACATAAAAAAGGCTTTTTTCTTAAAATAACTATACCTATATGA
- a CDS encoding peroxiredoxin has protein sequence MAVLTGKKAPLFTAPAVSNGGEMIDAFKLEDYIGKKYVVLFFYPADFTFVCPTEIIAFQEKMDEFNKRNVQVIGVSTDSQFSHWKWLQTEKNDGGIKGVKYPLVADQAKTISMDYDVLAGEYDFDEDGNFIYEGTPMAYRGLFLIDKEGTVQHQVVNNMPLGRSINETLRMVDALQYFEKNGEVCPVDWKEGDEGLIATQVGIAEYLGKK, from the coding sequence ATGGCAGTTTTAACAGGAAAAAAAGCTCCTTTATTTACGGCACCGGCTGTATCAAACGGAGGTGAAATGATAGATGCATTCAAATTAGAAGATTATATAGGAAAGAAATATGTTGTTCTTTTCTTTTATCCGGCAGATTTTACTTTTGTATGTCCTACGGAGATTATAGCATTCCAAGAAAAAATGGATGAATTTAATAAAAGAAATGTTCAAGTAATTGGTGTTTCTACCGATTCTCAATTTTCACATTGGAAATGGTTACAAACAGAAAAAAATGACGGCGGTATTAAAGGTGTAAAATATCCTTTGGTTGCTGATCAAGCAAAAACTATTTCAATGGATTATGATGTTCTTGCAGGAGAATATGACTTTGATGAAGACGGGAACTTTATTTATGAAGGAACTCCGATGGCATACAGAGGATTATTCTTAATTGACAAAGAAGGAACTGTTCAACACCAAGTTGTAAATAATATGCCTTTGGGAAGAAGCATTAATGAAACATTGAGAATGGTTGATGCTTTGCAATATTTTGAAAAAAACGGAGAAGTTTGTCCTGTAGATTGGAAAGAAGGTGATGAAGGTCTAATTGCAACTCAAGTAGGTATTGCAGAATATCTTGGTAAAAAATAA